The region CAACATCCACCTGGTGGCTGCCACCAACCGCAACCTGCGCACCATGGTGGGTGAGGGGAGCTTCCGCGAGGACCTGTTCTTCCGCCTCAACATCATCCCCATCGAACTGCCCCCCCTGCGGGAGCGCAAGGGAGACATCCCCCTGCTCATCAGCCATTTCCTGAAGAAATTCACCGCTGCCGTGGGCAAGAACATCCGGGGGATCGCGCCGGACGCCATGGCGCTGCTGGAGTCCTACGACTACCCGGGCAACGTGCGGGAGTTGGAGAACGCCATCGAGCGCGCGGTGGTGCTGACCATGGGCGAGGTCATCCACAAGGAGGACCTGGAACTCGCCCCGGACCGCCCCGAGGCGTCGCTTGTGCCCGGGCTGGCGGAGGGGTACGTCCCCCACACCTCGGACGAATTGAAGGAGATGAAGCGCCACATCCGGGACCAGGCGGTGGAGAGCATCGAAAAGGCCTTTGTCATGGGGGCCCTGGAGCGGAACAACTGGAACATCACCCGGGCCGCCGAGGAGACCGGCATCCTGCGCCCCAATTTCCAGGGGATGCTCAAGCGGCTGGGGATCTCGGTGAAGGCACAGTTGGAAAAATGAAGTTCAGAGGAACATCTGCCACAGAGACACGGAGACACAGAGAAAATCTTATTTACATGGATGAAGGGGATAAACAGGATAAAGCTTTATGCTTTTGCTCGTAACCAAGTTTCAAGTTTTATCCCCTTCATCCTGTTCATCCCTGTAAAAAGCTCCTGCTTTTGATGTTCTCCGTGTCTCTGCGTCTCCGTGGCAGAATTGCCCTTTAATTTTACGCCTGTTCCTCCCCGCCGCCCTCCTGGAGCGGCAGGAGGATGATGAAGGTCGTCCCCACCCCCACCTTGCTCGTCACCTCGATCTGCCCCGCGTTGTTTTCCACGAACCCGTAGGAAATGGAGAGCCCCAGCCCGGTCCCCTCGGCCTTGGTGGTGAAGAAGGGGTCGAAGATGCGCTGCAGGTCCTCTTCGGAGATGCCGCACCCCGTATCCCCGATCTCCACCCGGGCGTAGTCGCCGCCGGTCGGTTGGGAGGTGACGATGCTGATCACCCCCCCCTTGGGCATGGCGTGGCTGGCGTTGATGAACAGGTTGACGAAGACCTGCTGCATCTGGTTGGAATCCACGAAGACCTCTCCCAGGTCCGGGTCGTAGGAGCGCTTGATGGCGATGTTCCGGAAGCTGGGCTGGTGCTGCAGCAGGCCCACGACCTTGTCCAGGAGGGTGTTGAGGGAGATGGCTTCCTTGTGGGGGAGCGCCTCGCGGGAGAACTCCAGGAGCTGCTTGACGATCTCGGCGCAGCGGCGGCACTCGGCGATGATCCGTTCCAGGTCCGGCTTGAGGGTCGGATCGAGGCGCTTGTCGTTGTCCACGATGGAGGCGTAGAGCAGGATGCCGCTCAGGGGGTTGTTGATCTCATGGGCGATGCCCGCCACCAGGTTGCCCAGGGAGGCCAGCTTTTCGGAACGGTGGAGTTGGGCCTGCATCCGCTTGATCTCCTGGCTCCGCTCCTCCACCTTGTGTTCCAGGTTGCCGGCCCATTCCTTCAGTTCCTCGTTGGCCTTGGCGAGGCTCTCGGTCATGTCGTTGACCGCCTCGGAGAGATCCCCCAATTCGTCGTCGCTGGTGACCGGTATGCGGGCGTCCATGTCGCCCGCCGACACTTTGGCCGTGTGCTGCACCAGGCGCTGCACCGGCCGGTCCACGAGGCGCTGGGTCAGGAAGGTGATCAGCACCCCGATGAAGAGCAGCAGCAGGAAGGTCATGACGATGAACTGCATGCGGTATTCGTGGGATTGCTGGCGCAGGTTCTCCAGGGAAAGGGTGATGTCCAGCACCCCCAGGATGTGGTGCTCCCTGCTGTGGAAATGGCAGGGACCGGTGGAGCATTCCGGCTGGTTGTAGATGGCCTTGGTGTAGCCCAGCACCTCCATGCCGTTGGCGGTCCGGTACAGCCGGCTGCTGTTGTTGGTGGGGGAAAAGAGCCGGGTGTTGTTCGGTTGATGGCAGAAGATGCAGGCCGCGTTCTTCTGGTCGATGACCGTGCCGATCTCGCTTTTGTGGCTGGAGTAGGCGACCTTGCCGCCCCGGTCGATGATGCTGATGTGCTCGATGCTCCTGCTCTGGGCGATCCGGTCGGCCATCTGGTACAGGCTGGCCTTGTCGTTTTTCATCATGGCGTCGTAGGCGCTCTGGTTGATGATCTCCGTCAACTGGTCGGCGTTGGAAATGGCGTACTCGATGGTGGCTTTGCGGAAGTTTTTCAGGTTGATGTAGTCCAGCAGGCCCATGAAGCCGACCAGGATCAGGGAGGTGGCCAGGGTAAGCTTGACGATGAGGGAGAGACGCAGGCGCATGGATGACCTTTGCGTTCGGAATTACGCGGTTATGGTTTCCTGGCTACATACTGCGTTTGGCGCAACAAGTCAAGTGGGGCGCATCGTATGCGCCCCACCGGAGAAGAATGATCCCCCGGCCGCTTGCATTTCCCCCAGATGCCGGTATAAGGAACACATTCGAGTCAGGGGAGGATTCCCATGTCCCTTATCCTGTCATCCTACAGCGGCCACGTGGGTACCGCGACCTTCAACCACGCCCAGACCCGCAACAGCCTCTCCAACGAACTGCTCCGCGAGCTGATCGAGGCCCTGCGGCTCTTCGCCAAACGCAAGGCTCGGGCCGTGATCATCCGTGCCCAGGCGGGGGTCAAGGTCTGGTCCTCCGGCTTCGACATCACCGAACTGCCGGTGCCGGGGCGCGACCCACTCTCCTACAACGACCCCCTGGAACAGGCGCTGCGGGAGATCCAGCTCTTCCCGGCGCCGGTCATCGCCATGATCGAGGGGAGCGTGTGGGGCGGGGCCTGCGACCTGGCTTTCATCTGCGACATGGCCATCGGCTGCCCCTCCTGCTCCTTCGCCATCACCCCGGCCAAGATCGGGGTCCCCTACAACTCCACCGGCATCCTGCACTTCATCAACGTGGTCGGGCCGCGCCTGGCCCGGGAGATGTTCTTCACCGCCAGGCCGATCGACGCACAGCGTGCCCTCCAGATCGGCATCCTCAACCATCTGGTGCCAACGGAGGAGTTGGAGCGCTTCTGCTACGACCTGGCGCACCAGGTTGCCGAGAACTCCCCCCTGGCCATCGCCGTGATCAAGGAACAGTTGCGCCTTTTGGGCAACTCCCACCCCCTGAGCCCCGAAACCTTCGAGCGCATCCAGGGGCTGCGGCGCAAGGTCTACGACAGCTACGACTACCTGGAGGGGAAGAACGCCTTCAACGAGAAGCGCACGGCCGTTTTCAAGGGGGAATAGGGAAAGCCTTCCGGCGCCGGTAGGCGAGGACCCGCTCGATGAAGTCCTCCCGGAAGCCGGGGGCGTCCAGCCGCCCCTCCTCTGTCACCGGCAAAAGCGGGAAGCGGGCCGTTACGGCTGCGGCGAACAAGCCGCTACCGCTCCCGGCCGCCGCGCCGTCATCGTAGACCGGGACCTGCAACAGGCCGCAACTGGGCGAATTCTTTTTGAAGATGAAGCCGCACAGATCCTCCCTTTCCAACTCAATAACCCGCTTTTCGCACCAGGAAAGCAACCGGCCGGTCAGGTCGATGCGGGTTTGGTTCGTCATCAGGCGCGGGGCGGCCGGGTCCCCCTCCAGGCGCATGGGCTCCCGGGGTACGGGCAGGCCGCACGCCACCTCGGGGCAGACCGGCACGAACCGGAAAAAACGCCCCAGACACTCGGTGATGTTCCGGTCGCGCTTGTGGCCGCCGTCATAGCGCACCCGCTCCCCCAGCAGGCAGGAGCTGACGCCGATGACGATGGGGGCGGCCGCCGGTTCAGGGCTCAAGGGTGCCGTCTTCGATGATCAGTTCATACTTGTAGCCGGCGCCGAAATCCCGGTCCTTGCGGAGCACCCCCACGGCCGTGACCACATCACCCTCGTTGGGCGCGGCCGCGGTGGTGGTGACGGTGAGGTCGTTGGTCTTCTTCTTGGCGCTGCCGCTGCCGTCCCGCAGATGGACCCAGTTTTTCCCCATGATCCCCATGGCCACCTTGACGACCTTCCCCCTGACCGCGACCTTGCGTTTGTTGAGGGTATTCTTGTTCTTGTAGAGTTCCGCCACCGTATAGGCATTGGGCCCGGCGGCCTTTTCCACCTTGGCGGTGCCGTTCTTGCCGGCGGCGGTTTTTGCCGGAGCCTCCTTGGGGGCGGCTTTCGGAGCGGGTGCCTGCTGTTCCGTGGGCCCCTGGGAGAAGACGATCCGCTCAAAGGTGCGGTTGAGGGTCTTGCTGGAGAAGTTGGCGATCTCGACCCCGGGACTGAACGACATCTTCTTGCCCACGGTCACTTCCATCTGGGGGACGGCCACCCAGCTCTTCGCCCCTTTGTTCTCCAGGGCGATATAGGTGTAGCCACCCGCATTCATGGTCTCCGCCACGGTTCCGGAGAGGGGGAGCGGCGTTTCCCCGGCATGCCGGGCCGCGGAGAGGTTGGTGAACCCTCCCTTGGGAAAGGCTTGGGCGGTCTGGGTCGCCGCTGCGAGCGAGATGGCCAGAATGATGCTGAACAACGGTAGGCTTCGAGTCATGGAGGCTCCTTTGGGGGTGTTTGCGGAAAATCATATTGTTTTCCGGTGCGATGCACAAGCCTTATTTCAACCCCCCTTCCCATCCCGGACGCCGCCTGCCCCCGGCCGGTAAAGCGGTGTTATTCGTTGTGTTTACACGTTATGGGGTCTTGTGAGTCGGGGAAAAATCTGCTAAAACGTGGTCACGTGCGCACCGATGCCGCGAGACTGCGGGGAAACGGTCGGGGTGCCGACGAAAAAATCGAGCCGGACCCAAAAAAGGGAGAATGACATGAAAAAGACAGGTGTATGTTGGTTCCTTGCCCTGGCAACACTCGCCGGTTGCGGCGGATCGTCAAGCAGTTCCGGGCCGCTGTACTCCTCCGGCACGTCCTACGAGACCACCAAGAACACCGTTTCGACGATTGCCGGCAGCGCCGGCGTGACCGGAACGGCCGACGGGATCGGGACGGCGGCGCGTTTCTCCATCCCCAACGGCATGGCCGTCTCCAGCGACAAAACGACGCTCTACATGACGGATTACGGCAGCAACACCATCCGCCAACTGGTGCTGGCAACCGGCCAGGTCACCACCATCGCGGGCATCGCCGGCACCAGTGGTTCCCTTGACGCGACGGGCACTGCGGCGACCTTCCATTACCCCCACGACATCGTCACGGACGGGACGTATCTCTATGTAACCGACATGGGCAACCACACCATCCGCAAGATCAACATCGCGACCAAGGCGGTAACCACCCTCGCCGGCAAGGCGGGGACGGCGGGGACGGCGGACGGGACCGCAAGCGCCGCGACCTTCAACGGCCCCGCCGGCATCGCCATCTCCGGCAGCACCCTCTATGTCACCGACGCCAACAGCAATACCATCCGCCAGGTGGATGCGACCAGCGGCGCCGTCACCACCATTGCGGGGAGCGCCGGAACCGCCGGCTCGGCCAACGGCACCGGGACCGCCGCGACCTTCAACGTCCCGGCCGGCATCACCACGGACGGTACCAATCTCTATGTGTCCGATTTCAACAACAACCTGATCCGCACGATCGTCATTTCCAGCAAGGCGGTGACCACCCTGGCCGGGAGCACGAGCTACTACGGCTCCGCCGACGGTGTCGGCGCCAGCGCCAGCTTCTACGCGCCCAACGGCATCACCACGGACGGCACCAATCTCTATGTGACCGATGCCAACAACCACATCGTGCGCAAGATCGTCATCGCCAGCGGAACGGTGACCACGATTGCCGGTGTCGCGGCAACCTCCGGCTCGAGCGACGGCAGCAAGAATTTCGCCCGGTTCTACTTCCCGGTGGGCATCGCCTCCGACGGGACGAACCTCTATGTGGCGGATGCCAACAACAGCACGATCCGCGAGATCCAGTAACGCAGAAGGGCGGTGCAGGGGGATGGCCCCTGCACCGCCTCCGGTCCCGGGTCACAATCTTTCCCAACTTTGGGGGATTGTTGCCGCCGAGAAAGTTTGCTACAACGACCCATGAAGATTCCGGTATTATTCATAGACGGCACTCCCGGCGTTGTGGGTGACGATGAACTCGAATCGTTTATCCAGAAAAGGCGCATCCTCGCTTTCCGCCGTTCCGACGGCTGGGTGAGGGTTGCCAAGGACCCCCTGCGGGGGGCGTCCGGCACAAAGGCCTATGACGGGAAAGAACGAAGAAAGGCGTAAGGGACTCACCATGCGAATCCTCCTCACCACCATGCTCTTCCTCGTCCTCTGCCCCCTGGCGGGGGCGGCCCTTGCCGACGACAGATCCGACTGCATCAACAGTTGCGCGGGCGACAAACGGTCGAACGACATGTACTGTCCGCCGGCCGGCGGCTATTCGGATGAAGACCACCGGCAGTGCGTCGAAAAAAACACCACTGCATATGGCGATTGCGTCAAGGCATGCTCTCCCGCGGCACCTCCCCCGGAACCGCCCCCCGCCGAACCGCAGCCGGCCGATCCGCAGCCCGTTCCCGAGCCGTCGTCCCCCCCGCCCGAGGGTCCCGCCGCCGGCGACAAATAAACGCCGCGGGCCCCGGCCTCACGACGTCACTCAGGCCACTGGGCCACGGAGCAACGGCGACTCGCCGGAAAAAACACGTTTGCCGGGCTGGGGGCGATGTTATCCGTATTCGGGTTGTGCCCCCTTCACCCCCTGCGCGATGGTTTTCCCTGGCCTACCCTTGCCCGTGATGGCTCCCCGCCACGCATTGTCCCCCTATGCCCCCTTGATGAAGGTGCCGTTCTGGAACTCCTCGAAGGCGACCCGCAACTCTTCCTGAGTGTTCATGACGATGGGGCCGTACCAAGCTACCGGCTCGTGGAGCGGTTTCCCCGCGATGAACAGGAAACGGACCGGCCGTTCCCCCGCTTCGATCAGCACGTCGCTCCCTTCGCGTTTGTAGAGGACCACGGTTTCCGGTCCGCAGATACAGCGCCGGTCCAGATCCATCCATCCCGAGCCCGCCATCTCGTAGGCAAAGGCGTCCCGCTGCTCGTCGAAATACCCCTCGCCGTCCAGCACGTAGGCGACGGCGGTATGTCCGGCCGTGACCGGGTGGCGGAAGGCGGCGCCGGCCGGGATGCTCACGTCCAGCATCTCCGGGTCGATCACGATATCCCTCACCGGCCCCTGGACCCCGTTGACCCTGCCGCTGACGATCTTGACCCTGACCCCCGAATCCAGGGTAACCTCCGGGATGTCGGCCGCCTTCACGTCCCGGTAGCGGGGCGCCATCATCTTCCGGTCGGCCGGCAGGTTGGCCCAGAACTGGAAGCCCCACATCATGCCGGTCGGGCTCTTCTGGGGCATCTCCTGGTGGATGATGCCGCTGCCGGCCGTCATCCACTGCACGTCGCCGGGGCCGATGACCCCCTTGTTGCCCATGCTGTCCCCATGTTCCACCACCCCTTCCAGGACATAGGTGATGGTCTCGATGCCCCGGTGGGGGTGCCAGGGAAAGCCGGGCAGATATTCGGCCGGGTTGGCGGTGTGAAAGTCGTCCAGCATCAGGAACGGGTCGAACAACGGCACCTGGGAGTTGCCGAAGGCGCGCTTCAGGTGGACGCCGGCCCCCTCGACGGTGGGGCGGCTTTTGTACAGCTTGTCGATGGCGCGGGTGGTCATGGGGGGATTTCCTTTCAGGGAGATTTGGGGTGTATGAGTCCCATGAGTCCTATGGGACTCATACACCCCAACAATCATATCAGAATGCGAAGCATGTACAACCAACCCCCCAGGGGCCGACCTCGCCGAATACCCGGTGGGTATGCCGGTGGAGCGGGTTGTCGCACGAACCGGCCGCCGCCAGGGCAGGCAGTTCAGGTTCGCCATGGCCATCCCGGTATGCCCCGCCATAGACGCCCGTGGGCGACCAGTCGGGAGAGACCGGCGGCAAGGGCGGCGCCAGGGAGGCGAAGTCGCCCGCCCCATGGACGATGCGTCCCCCCATGATGGTCAAAAGCGACTCGATCCCCTTGATCTCCTCGTCGGGCACGCTGAAATAGTCGGCCGACAGCACCGCCAGGTCGGCGAACTGGCCCACCGCGATGCGCCCCTTTTTGCCCTTATCCCCGGAAAACCAGGAACTCCCCTCGGTGTAGAGCCCAAGGGCCGTGGCCCGGTCCAGGCGGTTCTCCTCGCCGTACAGGGAGAGGCCCCCCACGGTCTTGCCGGTCACCAGCCAGTAGAGCGAAACCCAGGGGTTGTAGCTCGCCACCCTGGTGGCGTCCGTGCCCGCGCCCACCGGGATCCCCATGCGGAGCATGGTCGAGATGGGCGGGGCCATGCTGGCCGCTTTTTTCCCGTAGCGCTCCACAAAGTATTCGCCCTGGAAGGCCATGCGGTCCTGGATGGCGATGCCGCCCCCCAGGCGGCGCACCCGCTCCATGCTCTGCTCCGAGATGGTCTCGGCATGGTCGAAGAACCAGCGCAACCCGTTGAAGGGGATCTCCCGGTCAATGGCCTCGAACACGTCCAGGAACCGGGTGATGGATTCATCGTAGGTGGCATGCAGCCGAAACGGCCAGCGTTTTTCCGCCAGCAGGGCCACCACCTTCTTCAACTCGGCCTCCATGACCGGCTGCAGGTCGGGGCGCGGCTCCAGGAAGTCCTCGAAGTCGGCTGCGGAAAAGACCAGCATCTCGCCCGCGCCGTTCACCTTGTAGACGTCGTTGCCGTGTCCCGGTTCGGTGATGTCGGCCCAGCGGGCAAAATCATCGTACTCCTGCCCGGGGCGCTGGGTGAACAGGTTGTAGGCGATGCGCAGGGTGAGTTCGTCCCGTCCCGCCAACTCCTCCATCACCCGGTAGTCGTCGGGGTAGTTCTGGAACCCGCCGCCGGCGTCGATGCAACTGGTGATGCCGAGCCGGTTCAACTCGCGCATGAAGTGGCGGGTGGAGTTGACCTGGTCGTCGAAGCCGAGCTTGGGCCCCTTGGCCAGGCTGGCGTAGAGGATCATGGCGTTGGGCCTGGCGATCAGCAGACCGGTGGGATTGCCGGACCTGTCCCGTTGGATCTCCCCGCCGGAAGGGCTTGGAGTCTCCTTCGTGTACCCCAGGGCCCGGAGCCCGGCCCGGTTGACGAATGCCCGGTCGTACAGGTGCAGGACAAAGACCGGGGTGTCCGGGGCGGCGGCGTTGATCTCCTCCAGGGTCGGCATGCGCCGCTCGGCGAACTGAAACTCGGTCCAGCCGCCGATGACCCGCACCCACTGGGGCGGTGGGGTGCGGCGGGCCTGATCGCGCAGCATGTGAAGCGCCAGGGCCAGGGAGGGCACCCCGTCCCAGCGCAGCTCCATATTGAAGTTGAGCCCCCCCCTGATGACGTGGATGTGGGAATCGTTCAGGCCGGGGACGACGGTGCGCCCCCTGAGGTCGATCCGCTGGGTCGCGGCAGGGGCGTGGGCCAGCACCTCTTCGCCGCCCAGGGCGGTGATCCGGCCGCCGCTCAGGGCAACGGCGGAAGCCGTGGAATGGCCGCCATCCGCTGCGGCAATGGCGCCGTTATACAGAATCATGTCAGGTGCGTTCATAGCGCTACCCCCTACCTTTGAGGGCGGTGTCCCAGCCAGGGCCGGAGCATTCTCGCCAGCACCGGCATGACCGCCCAGGTGAGAACAATGACAATGCCCACGGCTATCGCCAAAGCTTGCAATAGCTGGGACAGGTTGGTTATGAAAGGATTCAGCAGCCAGGGTACCAGCATGCTGACCGGCCAGACGCCCAGGACCGTGACGACGGCCATCTTCCAGCGGGGAGGGGGGACCAGCGCCTGGTGGCCGGGGAGGGTGAACCAGGTTTCCAGGCCGGACACCTCCTGGCGTTGTGGCGCTCCCTCGGTCAACGGCGCAACGGCTGCTT is a window of Geobacter sp. FeAm09 DNA encoding:
- a CDS encoding sensor histidine kinase gives rise to the protein MRLRLSLIVKLTLATSLILVGFMGLLDYINLKNFRKATIEYAISNADQLTEIINQSAYDAMMKNDKASLYQMADRIAQSRSIEHISIIDRGGKVAYSSHKSEIGTVIDQKNAACIFCHQPNNTRLFSPTNNSSRLYRTANGMEVLGYTKAIYNQPECSTGPCHFHSREHHILGVLDITLSLENLRQQSHEYRMQFIVMTFLLLLFIGVLITFLTQRLVDRPVQRLVQHTAKVSAGDMDARIPVTSDDELGDLSEAVNDMTESLAKANEELKEWAGNLEHKVEERSQEIKRMQAQLHRSEKLASLGNLVAGIAHEINNPLSGILLYASIVDNDKRLDPTLKPDLERIIAECRRCAEIVKQLLEFSREALPHKEAISLNTLLDKVVGLLQHQPSFRNIAIKRSYDPDLGEVFVDSNQMQQVFVNLFINASHAMPKGGVISIVTSQPTGGDYARVEIGDTGCGISEEDLQRIFDPFFTTKAEGTGLGLSISYGFVENNAGQIEVTSKVGVGTTFIILLPLQEGGGEEQA
- the scpB gene encoding methylmalonyl-CoA decarboxylase, giving the protein MSLILSSYSGHVGTATFNHAQTRNSLSNELLRELIEALRLFAKRKARAVIIRAQAGVKVWSSGFDITELPVPGRDPLSYNDPLEQALREIQLFPAPVIAMIEGSVWGGACDLAFICDMAIGCPSCSFAITPAKIGVPYNSTGILHFINVVGPRLAREMFFTARPIDAQRALQIGILNHLVPTEELERFCYDLAHQVAENSPLAIAVIKEQLRLLGNSHPLSPETFERIQGLRRKVYDSYDYLEGKNAFNEKRTAVFKGE
- a CDS encoding DUF523 domain-containing protein; protein product: MSPEPAAAPIVIGVSSCLLGERVRYDGGHKRDRNITECLGRFFRFVPVCPEVACGLPVPREPMRLEGDPAAPRLMTNQTRIDLTGRLLSWCEKRVIELEREDLCGFIFKKNSPSCGLLQVPVYDDGAAAGSGSGLFAAAVTARFPLLPVTEEGRLDAPGFREDFIERVLAYRRRKAFPIPP
- a CDS encoding OB-fold nucleic acid binding domain-containing protein; this translates as MTRSLPLFSIILAISLAAATQTAQAFPKGGFTNLSAARHAGETPLPLSGTVAETMNAGGYTYIALENKGAKSWVAVPQMEVTVGKKMSFSPGVEIANFSSKTLNRTFERIVFSQGPTEQQAPAPKAAPKEAPAKTAAGKNGTAKVEKAAGPNAYTVAELYKNKNTLNKRKVAVRGKVVKVAMGIMGKNWVHLRDGSGSAKKKTNDLTVTTTAAAPNEGDVVTAVGVLRKDRDFGAGYKYELIIEDGTLEP
- a CDS encoding GSU3473 family protein; translated protein: MKIPVLFIDGTPGVVGDDELESFIQKRRILAFRRSDGWVRVAKDPLRGASGTKAYDGKERRKA
- a CDS encoding pirin family protein, with the protein product MTTRAIDKLYKSRPTVEGAGVHLKRAFGNSQVPLFDPFLMLDDFHTANPAEYLPGFPWHPHRGIETITYVLEGVVEHGDSMGNKGVIGPGDVQWMTAGSGIIHQEMPQKSPTGMMWGFQFWANLPADRKMMAPRYRDVKAADIPEVTLDSGVRVKIVSGRVNGVQGPVRDIVIDPEMLDVSIPAGAAFRHPVTAGHTAVAYVLDGEGYFDEQRDAFAYEMAGSGWMDLDRRCICGPETVVLYKREGSDVLIEAGERPVRFLFIAGKPLHEPVAWYGPIVMNTQEELRVAFEEFQNGTFIKGA
- a CDS encoding amidohydrolase, producing MNAPDMILYNGAIAAADGGHSTASAVALSGGRITALGGEEVLAHAPAATQRIDLRGRTVVPGLNDSHIHVIRGGLNFNMELRWDGVPSLALALHMLRDQARRTPPPQWVRVIGGWTEFQFAERRMPTLEEINAAAPDTPVFVLHLYDRAFVNRAGLRALGYTKETPSPSGGEIQRDRSGNPTGLLIARPNAMILYASLAKGPKLGFDDQVNSTRHFMRELNRLGITSCIDAGGGFQNYPDDYRVMEELAGRDELTLRIAYNLFTQRPGQEYDDFARWADITEPGHGNDVYKVNGAGEMLVFSAADFEDFLEPRPDLQPVMEAELKKVVALLAEKRWPFRLHATYDESITRFLDVFEAIDREIPFNGLRWFFDHAETISEQSMERVRRLGGGIAIQDRMAFQGEYFVERYGKKAASMAPPISTMLRMGIPVGAGTDATRVASYNPWVSLYWLVTGKTVGGLSLYGEENRLDRATALGLYTEGSSWFSGDKGKKGRIAVGQFADLAVLSADYFSVPDEEIKGIESLLTIMGGRIVHGAGDFASLAPPLPPVSPDWSPTGVYGGAYRDGHGEPELPALAAAGSCDNPLHRHTHRVFGEVGPWGVGCTCFAF
- a CDS encoding antibiotic biosynthesis monooxygenase, encoding MNTYGTAEKPAEVVAVLTLRTVRTGCEERFEAELHDFIARSLHAEGQLGVHVLRPEPGTGSREYGIVRRFGTGECRDRFYASSLFRQWEAAVAPLTEGAPQRQEVSGLETWFTLPGHQALVPPPRWKMAVVTVLGVWPVSMLVPWLLNPFITNLSQLLQALAIAVGIVIVLTWAVMPVLARMLRPWLGHRPQR